In Cuculus canorus isolate bCucCan1 chromosome 8, bCucCan1.pri, whole genome shotgun sequence, a single genomic region encodes these proteins:
- the LOC104060203 gene encoding vitamin D3 hydroxylase-associated protein produces MTQERLWQVLEPLWGDPRALSALLCGSAAAIVLLKWLERRQIQQKMEEMRRTRDLALERMKKAVHRLKQENPGTQTSHILSLTMVELVEKLKEGSLSPESVLYSYMSKALEVTREVNCVIDFIHGCEDQLQKLKKQKEKGLLYGIPVSIKDHINCKGHVSSGGMVKFLGQVQEEDSVIVQVLKSQGAIPFVKTNIPQTMINYDCSNLIFGQTLNPLNHQKTPGGSSGGEGALIAGGGSILGIGSDVAGSIRLPSSFCGLCGLKPTGSRVSKLGVVSPIRGMQSVTGMLGPMARDVDSLALCMKALLCEEMFRLDPTVPPIPFNKEIYTSSKPLRIGYYEEDGYFQPSPSMKRAIQQTRKLLQDAGHTLVPFAPPKIDYVVDELFTRGIFSDGAAHLVDCFKGDIVDPNLKSQFNTYRLPTVVKRILAIILKPIYPRIARDLSALCGVGSAKNLWDQHGAVAAYRTEFIAKWRKLRLDVILCPMLGPAFNHGYAGKLFAATSYTNLYNVLDFPAGVVPVSTVTKADEEELKHYRGYYRDPWDKRLKEAVEGAVGLPVAVQCVALPWQEELCLRFMKEVEILAHSTKRNV; encoded by the exons aTGACCCAAGAGCGACTGTGGCAGGTCCTAGAGCCATTGTGGGGAGACCCTCGCGCCCTTTCAGCCCTGCTCTGTGGTTCAGCTGCAGCCATTGTGCTGCTGAAATGGCTGGAACGCAGGCAGATCCAGcagaagatggaggagatgaggagaacACGGGATCTGGCTCTGGAGCGAATGAAGAAGGCAGTTCACAGGCTTAAGCAAGAG AACCCAGGAACCCAGACCTCACATATCCTCTCGCTGACCATGGTGGAGTTGgtggagaagctgaaggaagggTCCCTGTCGCCAGAAAGTGTCCTGTACTCCTACATGAGCAAA GCTTTGGAGGTAACTCGGGAGGTGAACTGCGTAATAGACTTCATTCATGGCTGTGAGGATCAGCTCCAGaaactgaagaagcagaaggagaagggacTGCTCTATGGCATTCCCGTCAGCATCAAGGACCACATTAACTGCAAG GGCCACGTCTCCTCTGGAGGGATGGTGAAGTTTCTGGGCCAAGTGCAGGAAGAAGATAGCGTCATCGTCCAGGTTCTAAAGAGCCAGGGGGCAATCCCCTTCGTGAAAACCAACATCCCACAGACAATGATAAA CTATGACTGCAGCAACCTCATCTTTGGCCAGACGCTGAACCCTCTCAACCACCAGAAGACCCCAGGGGGCTCCtcaggaggagagggagctCTGATCGCAGGAGGAGGCTCCATCCTGGGCATTGGCTCAGATGTAGCTGGCAGCATCCGCCTGCCCTCCAGCTTCTGTGGCCTGTGTGGGCTCAAACCTACAGGCAGCAGGGTCAG CAAGCTGGGTGTGGTTTCTCCTATCAGAGGAATGCAATCAG TGACAGGGATGCTGGGGCCAATGGCGAGGGATGTGGACAGCCTGGCCCTCTGCATGAAGGCACTGCTCTGTGAGGAGATGTTCCGGCTGGATCCCActgtgccccccatcccctttaATAAGGAG ATTTACACCAGTTCAAAGCCACTTCGAATTGGGTATTATGAAGAAGATGGCTACTTCCAGCCTTCACCGAGCATGAAACGAGCCATCCAGCAGACAAGAAAGCTCCTGCAGGACGCAGGGCATACG CTTGTTCCCTTTGCACCACCCAAGATTGACTATGTGGTAGACGAGCTGTTTACCAGAGGGATTTTCTCAGATGGAGCTGCTCACCTGGTGGACTGCTT caAAGGAGACATCGTGGATCCCAACCTGAAATCCCAGTTCAACACTTACAGGCTTCCTACTGTGGTGAAAAGGATCTTGGCTATAATTTTGAAACCCATA TACCCACGAATCGCTCGGGATCTCAGCGCTCTCTGTGGAGTGGG GTCTGCCAAAAACCTCTGGGATCAGCATGGAGCAGTGGCG GCTTACCGCACTGAATTCATTGCTAAATGGAGGAAGCTAAGGCTGGATGTGATTCTTTGCCCCATGCTGGGGCCAGCTTTTAACCACGGCTACGCTGGGAAGCTATTTG CTGCGACCTCCTATACCAATTTATACAACGTCTTAGACTTCCCTGCTGGAGTGGTGCCAGTCAGCACAGTCACAAAAGCCGATGAAGAGGAACTGAAGCATTACCGAGGATACTACAGAGACCCTTGGGATAAGAGGCTGAAAGAG GCTGTGGAAGGAGCGGTGGGGCTACCGGTGGCTGTCCAATGCGTGGCTCTGCCAtggcaggaggagctgtgccTTCGCTTCATGAAGGAGGTGGAGATACTTGCCCACAGCACAAAGAGAAATGTGTGA